GACCACTTTTGTAGCAGAGGGTTCCCACGGGTACATCGGTGACGCCTCTTACCAAACCAACACCTAGAATTTCCATGCGCACTGAATCCACTGGTCGAGCAATGGCTGCATCAACGATATTAATGCCATGTTCCTCCTTGTTTCTGACCCCAAGCCAACCCAGAATACGCTCAATGATTGCTCGTATAAAACACATAGGCTTCTGATCAGTGCCACCAGTGCCAAAATGCAACGGAACAAACCGTTCAAGTCTGCCGAGCACATCCGTCGTCTGACCACCATCATATGCGCCAGGCTGCAAGATCGGATCATTCTGCTTGGCCCGACCATCAATGCCATTGGTGGAATTGGCTAGGACATGATTGTTAGATAGAATCACCGGTTCTTTCGTCTTACGATCAAAGCAGACAACCCCTAAGGTGCCCGCGGTTATGGCGTGATGACCAATGGAACAACCTCCGGGGGCAGGGCGCATCCTTTTTGTATGGTCCATTTGTGTAGTAATCCGTCCGGTTTCCACAACATCCGTGAGAATATCCCCGATCGCCTGGGGAAGGACGTATTCAACGTGGGTTACGGGAAGTTTCTTTTCCACGTAAATGATGACACTATCATAATCGGTCAGGCGACCACCCTTAATCTTCTTGCCAATAGCGATCCCGGTCACTCCTGGCCAATCAAGCACTTCCTCAATTGCCAGACGCTGGGCCTTTAATAGTGTTTGCACTTCTTTCCCTCCTCTGGCCTGTAAGCCACCTGCATATTAAACTACTATGCTATTCGAGGAGGAAAATTAACTATAGAGAAGTAAAATGATGCTCCCATTATGGAGCATCATCATGCCTAGAAGGGTTCCTGACTTATGGCTTTTGGCAAAATCTTGACCCGGGCGAATCGGGCAGCAAATTGTTGAGCATCATCTTCATTACCAACCAAGTCTCCATAGTGAATAGGAATAGCCTTTTCTGGGTCAATTGCCTCGGCAGCCTCTGCCGCCTGCTCGAAATCCATGGTATAGGTTCCTCCTACAGGAAGAAGGGCTATATCAACCTGTAGATCGCTCATCTCAGGGATGAAATCCGTATCCCCAGCATGATAAACCCGTGTATTCTGCAATTGGAGTATGTAGCCTACCCATCTCTTGTCCTGGGGATGATAGCTCTTGTTCTTGTTATAGGCAGGAACAACCTCAACCCCAATACCCTTAACTTCTAGTTCGTCACCGGGAGCAACACCTATAGACCCAGGAATGTCACCGGCAATCTCATGGGGAACAACAATAACAGTATCGGTTCCCCGAATCTTCTCAATGTCCTCATTGGAAAAATGATCATAATGAGGATGGGTTACAAACACGACATCCGCTTGCTTCACCACCGTATCCGGCAACTCCCAGGGGTCAATATAGATAGTACGTTCATCCCAGACAATCTGGACTCCGGCATGTTTTATCAGAGTAATTGTTGGTTCCATAGCCTAGACCTCCTTGTGGTTCTTGACAATTATCCCCAAAGAAGATACTTGTTATCCTACATCTATGATATAGTTGCCAGACGGGAAGATCAAGAAAGTCCAAGGGAACGACAAATACCACAGAATACGGATCTGCATTCCGCGGTTGCTGGTTACTTTTTACCGAACTCTCCTTAGTCAGCTTCAAAAACCCCTGTTGAGTCATGCTGCCAGTCATACTCTTCCTGCAAAACCCTGATTAGTTTTGAACCCATAACGGTTGCAGGAATCCT
The Limnochordia bacterium DNA segment above includes these coding regions:
- a CDS encoding S1 family peptidase, translating into MQTLLKAQRLAIEEVLDWPGVTGIAIGKKIKGGRLTDYDSVIIYVEKKLPVTHVEYVLPQAIGDILTDVVETGRITTQMDHTKRMRPAPGGCSIGHHAITAGTLGVVCFDRKTKEPVILSNNHVLANSTNGIDGRAKQNDPILQPGAYDGGQTTDVLGRLERFVPLHFGTGGTDQKPMCFIRAIIERILGWLGVRNKEEHGINIVDAAIARPVDSVRMEILGVGLVRGVTDVPVGTLCYKSGRTTQVSTGTLQGKNARLKVYFDEGQAAIFDKQLVFTSMSEPGDSGSLILEKGTNRAVGLLFAGSSDVTIANPIQDVLELLDLEF
- a CDS encoding MBL fold metallo-hydrolase, giving the protein MEPTITLIKHAGVQIVWDERTIYIDPWELPDTVVKQADVVFVTHPHYDHFSNEDIEKIRGTDTVIVVPHEIAGDIPGSIGVAPGDELEVKGIGVEVVPAYNKNKSYHPQDKRWVGYILQLQNTRVYHAGDTDFIPEMSDLQVDIALLPVGGTYTMDFEQAAEAAEAIDPEKAIPIHYGDLVGNEDDAQQFAARFARVKILPKAISQEPF